From one Acidimicrobiia bacterium genomic stretch:
- a CDS encoding permease-like cell division protein FtsX, whose translation MLAVFVTATLIGTSVLVQTGVNNALIRWRDGVETIIFLEPHVTQDVAADIGAQLSQNPLVERFYYVNTEETYTEFRQLFHDSPELLEGVTPQSLPTSWRVTPKAGSTLTDIETIGETFKTQPGVYSVSYASAAVQSVFNIAKLVSFILGAIATIVGITTVLMLWAATKASVAARAQEVAVMRSVGASRIAIRTPFITEGVLVASLGALGAIAVTRLTINILEQVTRNLSGDLVLLSTFRVTPPQFWWTVGPISVTIITLAAGVTWAATNSFVTDRHQRIPVYRYRRQQNTK comes from the coding sequence ATGCTAGCAGTGTTTGTTACCGCCACACTGATCGGTACTTCAGTGTTAGTACAAACTGGTGTTAACAATGCTCTTATCCGGTGGCGTGACGGTGTTGAAACAATCATTTTTTTGGAACCTCACGTCACTCAAGATGTGGCGGCAGACATTGGGGCGCAACTTTCCCAAAACCCGCTTGTTGAACGGTTCTACTATGTTAACACTGAAGAGACCTACACCGAGTTCCGGCAACTATTCCACGACTCCCCCGAACTTTTAGAAGGGGTCACCCCACAAAGTTTACCTACCTCATGGCGAGTAACTCCTAAAGCAGGGTCAACTCTTACAGATATCGAAACAATAGGGGAAACGTTCAAAACCCAGCCTGGGGTTTACAGCGTTTCCTACGCTTCAGCAGCGGTACAGTCCGTGTTTAACATCGCTAAACTAGTTTCGTTTATCTTAGGAGCTATTGCCACTATTGTTGGTATAACCACAGTGCTAATGTTGTGGGCTGCTACCAAAGCTAGTGTCGCTGCTCGTGCCCAAGAAGTTGCGGTGATGCGTTCCGTTGGGGCTTCCCGCATAGCTATACGGACCCCGTTCATAACAGAAGGTGTGCTAGTAGCATCCCTGGGGGCCCTAGGGGCTATAGCGGTAACACGGCTCACCATAAACATTTTGGAACAGGTCACACGAAACCTTTCAGGAGACCTTGTACTTCTTTCAACGTTTCGTGTCACCCCACCCCAGTTTTGGTGGACGGTAGGACCTATTAGCGTAACAATCATAACTTTAGCTGCTGGGGTTACCTGGGCTGCTACCAACAGTTTTGTTACCGATAGACACCAACGCATCCCTGTGTACAGATATCGCCGCCAACAAAACACCAAATAG
- a CDS encoding ATP-binding cassette domain-containing protein: MLQLVNVTKVYSETKPAVQDLSLDIVEGSLTFLIGPSGSGKTTLLKLFSRELLADSGQVFVAGLDVGMLWPRQLPKLRRLVAVIHQNYPLLHQRNVADNLRFALFSAGWPKHQINHRVEEQLAFVGLASYHHRYPHELSGGEKQRVAIARAIAVAPAVLLADEPTGNLDPDASRSVTQLLAQIAAKGTTVVMATHNTDLLDQTPGRVVELSQGTIVRDDIRGRYQLNNHQLLS, encoded by the coding sequence GTGTTGCAACTTGTTAACGTAACAAAAGTTTACAGTGAAACGAAACCGGCCGTACAAGACCTGTCTTTAGATATTGTGGAAGGTTCTCTCACGTTCCTTATCGGCCCGTCAGGGTCGGGTAAAACCACGTTGCTAAAACTTTTTTCCCGCGAGTTGTTAGCGGACAGCGGTCAAGTGTTCGTGGCAGGGTTAGATGTGGGAATGTTATGGCCCCGCCAGCTTCCTAAACTGAGACGTCTCGTAGCTGTCATCCACCAAAACTATCCGTTACTACATCAACGTAACGTTGCTGACAACCTACGTTTTGCGTTGTTCTCAGCAGGTTGGCCAAAACACCAAATCAACCATCGGGTTGAAGAACAACTAGCTTTCGTGGGGTTAGCTTCCTACCATCACCGCTACCCGCACGAACTTTCAGGCGGTGAAAAACAACGAGTTGCTATAGCTAGAGCAATAGCTGTGGCCCCGGCTGTGTTGTTAGCTGATGAACCTACCGGGAACCTCGACCCAGACGCTTCCCGTAGCGTCACCCAACTTTTAGCCCAAATAGCTGCTAAAGGCACCACTGTTGTTATGGCTACTCATAACACCGACCTTTTGGACCAAACCCCTGGCCGGGTAGTTGAGCTATCCCAAGGAACAATTGTGAGGGACGACATCCGAGGCCGTTACCAACTCAACAACCACCAACTACTGTCATGA
- a CDS encoding DUF4214 domain-containing protein yields MVFKDNKFWGWRTLVVFLVFGVVAPLVATSPVEAVPVSPEHSAEQEFLGLLNRDRLAAGLPGLVFHEGAATKARNWSAHMADNLGYLEHTTTLSQDTAKIAPQWRRAGENIGRGATPGSLHVAFMNSPGHKRNVLGEFNQVGIGVVYRGSTLWVTFRFIQNGDPTPTAPQSTFNAIQAEMVWLYQAFFNRAPDTNGLAYWVQARLNGLSPQKIADLFAESAEFKSDYRNTSNDAYVTRIYNNILGRDPDPGGKAHWLKSLNAGYSRSWLVYQFSIAPEFRNLKPLN; encoded by the coding sequence ATGGTGTTTAAAGATAACAAGTTTTGGGGTTGGCGTACTTTAGTTGTGTTTCTGGTTTTTGGTGTTGTTGCCCCGCTAGTTGCAACATCACCTGTAGAGGCGGTACCAGTATCGCCGGAACATTCAGCGGAACAAGAGTTTTTAGGGTTGTTAAACCGTGACCGGCTCGCTGCGGGACTACCAGGTTTGGTGTTCCATGAAGGGGCCGCTACCAAAGCCCGGAACTGGTCGGCGCATATGGCTGACAACCTGGGCTATTTGGAACACACCACAACATTGTCACAAGACACAGCAAAGATCGCTCCGCAGTGGCGGCGGGCTGGTGAAAACATTGGTCGTGGCGCGACCCCCGGATCGTTACATGTGGCGTTTATGAACTCTCCCGGCCATAAACGTAACGTGCTGGGCGAGTTTAACCAGGTAGGTATCGGGGTTGTTTATCGAGGTTCCACATTGTGGGTAACGTTCCGTTTCATCCAAAACGGTGACCCCACCCCAACAGCACCACAATCAACGTTTAACGCTATCCAAGCTGAAATGGTGTGGCTTTACCAAGCGTTTTTTAACCGGGCGCCTGACACGAACGGGTTAGCATATTGGGTACAAGCACGACTCAACGGGCTTTCCCCACAAAAAATAGCTGACCTGTTCGCAGAGTCTGCCGAGTTCAAATCAGATTACCGAAACACCAGCAACGATGCTTATGTGACACGGATCTACAACAACATTTTAGGACGTGACCCCGACCCAGGTGGCAAAGCCCACTGGTTAAAATCTTTAAACGCAGGCTATTCACGATCCTGGCTGGTCTACCAGTTTTCTATAGCACCAGAGTTCCGTAACCTAAAACCGTTAAACTAA
- a CDS encoding ATPase domain-containing protein: MQHQNLLLDELKAATLASYKPQTGETIRQGLEAIPTGIPALDDALVTGGFPTNHIVELFGEPAGGKTTLALAAAQNCQRLGGNVGYIDTEHSFPVGLAHNLGLDSKALLITQPDSGEDAVEQTLFMLTSKTFDLLIVDSVTALNPTRNVEHSRFVKQFLTKVADTITTSGCSVVLTNQTRATLRNPGATERSTGGNVTAYYTTIRIKLATSNMSGLYNPQQPAEQIGSRVEATIVKNRLGTPVTVEYGMAFQHAIFP, encoded by the coding sequence ATGCAACACCAAAACTTGTTGTTAGATGAACTTAAAGCTGCGACGCTAGCCAGCTACAAACCCCAAACCGGCGAAACTATCCGCCAAGGTTTAGAAGCTATCCCGACCGGGATACCAGCCCTAGATGATGCTTTAGTTACCGGCGGTTTCCCTACCAACCATATTGTCGAACTTTTTGGGGAACCTGCCGGTGGTAAAACCACCCTAGCTTTAGCAGCAGCACAAAACTGTCAACGTTTAGGCGGTAACGTCGGCTATATAGACACAGAACACAGTTTCCCGGTGGGTTTGGCCCACAACCTGGGCCTCGACTCTAAAGCGTTGCTCATAACCCAACCTGACAGTGGGGAAGACGCTGTTGAGCAAACACTATTCATGCTCACCTCCAAAACGTTTGACCTGCTCATAGTAGACTCTGTGACAGCGTTGAACCCTACCCGCAACGTTGAACATTCCCGGTTTGTGAAACAGTTCCTAACAAAAGTCGCTGACACTATAACTACTAGCGGGTGTAGCGTTGTGTTAACAAACCAAACCCGTGCAACGCTACGAAACCCTGGGGCAACAGAACGTTCAACAGGTGGGAACGTGACCGCCTATTACACCACCATCAGAATAAAACTAGCCACATCAAACATGTCTGGGCTTTACAACCCTCAACAACCAGCTGAACAGATCGGTAGCCGTGTAGAAGCCACCATAGTAAAAAACCGGTTAGGTACACCTGTCACCGTGGAATACGGTATGGCCTTCCAACACGCAATATTCCCCTAA